GCGCGCACCAACATCGGCGCGCGTCTCAATGCGCTCGATCGGGAGGAACAGGTCAACAGCGCCTACGCCCTGCAGCTGGAGACGACCCGCTCCCAGGTACAGGACCTGGACATCATCCAGGCCTCCATCGACCTCAGCCGGCAGGAGCTGGTACTCCAGTCGGCGCAGCAGGCCTTCGTGCGGGTGCAGAACCTGTCGCTGTTCGATTATCTGTAGGCACCGCCCACCCATTCGCCACGGAAGGCACGGGCAAACCCCTTTTTGCCACGGAACACACGGAAGACGTTTTATCCTGAAAACCCATTTTGGCCACGGAAGCACACGGAAGAACACGGAAGGTGGGGCGGCGGCGGGTTTTGCATTCCGTGTACTTCCGTGTGTTTCCGTGGCCATCGTGTACGTTCGTTTGCCTTCGTGTCCCTCTGTGGCCATCCATCACGCACAGCGGCCCGTAAAATAATCGCACGACCGCCTTAAAGATCGCCCCGCCGGCGCCGCTAGCGTGTCCGGAGGCGGTGAATATCTTACCCATCGGGACGAGGTATATCCGCCATGTATAAAACCTGTATCCCGGCCCTGCACAGCAAGGCGCGGGATCAAGGAGAGCACTCATGGCACTTGTCATCAACAGCAACATCGCATCACTGAATTCGCAGCGTCACCTGGGCAGCTCGCAGAGCTCCCTGAACACCTCGCTGGAGCGCCTGTCCTCGGGCCTGCGCATCAACAGCGCCAAGGACGACGCCGCCGGCCTGGCCATCTCCGAGCGCTTCACCACCCAGATCCGCGGCCTCAACCAGGCGGCCCGCAACGCCAACGACGGTGTCTCCCTGGCGCAGACCGCCGAGGGTGCCCTGGGTGGCGTCACCGACATGCTGCAGCGCATGCGCGAGCTGTCGGTGCAGTCGGCCAACGCCACCAACAGCGCCTCCGACCGCGCCGCCCTGCAGACGGAGGTCGATCAGCTGAAACAGGAGATCAACCGTGTCGCCCAGACGACCTCGTTCAACGGCGTGACCCTGCTCGACGGCAGCTTTACCAACCAGGATTTCCAGGTCGGCGCCAACGCCAATCAGACCGTGTCCATCGCCTCCATCGCCAACGCCACGACGTCGGTGCTGGGTGCGACGGATATCAGCAGCTATGCCCAGGTCACGACCGGTGGCGGTACTACTGGAGTAGCGGGTGGCCTCTCCGGCATGAGCATCAACGGCGTGGCCGTCGCGGATACCAGCCGAGATGCCTCCGCCATCGCGGGTTCGATCAATGCGGCGAACATCGAAGGCGTGAGCGCGACGGCCGCTGCTACCGCCACGGGTAGTCTGGGTGCTTTCACCACGACCGCTGGTGGGGTCTATAGCCTGTCTGTGGGTGGTGTGGATGTCATGAGTGGTGTGGCTGCTGGCGTCACCGCAGCCAATGTGGATACAGCGATAGGAACTGCCAGCGCGGCGTTGACTGCTGCTGGAATCACTGTCAGTGGAACGGCCGCAGGTGGTGATCTGGCCTTCACCAATTCGACGGGTGCCAATATCGAGGTCATTGAGACTCTCGGTACGGGTGCTTCTGCGGGCGGCTTCACCACCACCGTCAATGGTATGGGCAGCGTAGGCAACGCGGTATCGCAAACCTCTTACGGTGCCGTCACCATCAACAGCACCAGCTCGCAGGGTATCACGTTCAGCGGGCAGGCCGCCACGGCCGTGCAGGCCAACTTCGCCCCGACGGCCGCCGGTTCCGCGACCACCAACAGCTATGTCGTGTCGCAGATCGACATCTCCACCGCCGACGGTGCCCAGATCGCCATGCAGGTGGTCGACAGCGCCCTGACCGAGATCAACGGCTCCCGCGCCGACCTCGGTGCCCTGCAGAACCGCTTCGACGCGGTGGTCAGCAACATCGGCATCACCTCCGAGAACCTCTCGGCGGCACGCAGCCGGATCATGGATGCGGACTTTGCGGCCGAGACCGCCGCGATGACCCGCGCGCAGATTCTGCAGCAGGCCGGCGTGGCCATGGTGTCACAGGCCAACAGCCTGCCGCAGCTGGCCCTGTCGCTGCTGCAGTAAGGGATCGGGACTGCCGGTGCCCGGGGAGAGCCCCGGGCACCGGTCGCCCACCACCCGTACTGACGGCACCTGCCCAGAGGCCCATCCGGCCGCGAGGTGATCCGCCATGAGCAGTCTTCCGACCAGCCCGCTCACCCCCCCGACTATCGGCCTGTTGCCGGTACCGCCGCGGGTGGCCATCGAGCGCGGCACACTGGCAGCGGACCGGCAAACGCCGGCCATGGGCGGCACACCGCCGCCTTCCGTCGGCACCAGCGCCGCGGATCCATCCGACCACAGCGAAGAGCTTGCCCAGGCCGTGAAAGACATCGACAGCTATGTGCAGACAGTGCGTCGTGAACTCCAATTCAACGTCGACGAGGCCCTCGGCCGTACCGTCATCACGGTCGTGGATGGGGATACCCAGGAGGTTGTGCGCCAGATCCCGGCCGAGGAGGTGCTGGCCCTGGCCCGCCACCTGCGCCAACTGGACGACAAGCAGGTCGATGGCCTGTTGCTGGAGGCACGGGTCTGAAGCGGCTGGCCCTGATCTTGCATTTTCCCGCCTGAGGCTGCGGGCACACATGGCATTCCAGATTTCAGATTCGAATGCTACTTACTTAAACCCCTTCTTGGCCACGGAACCACACGGAACAACACGGAAAAGAATTTACGCTGCAAACCCAGGATCCCCAGCCGTGGTTGGGTTTCTGGGCTTTATACAAAAAGCCTCTTTCCGTGTTGTTCCGTGTGTTTCCGTGGCCCAAAAAAAGGGTTTTAAGTAAGTGCCATTCACACCCGATCGCAGACACCCCTGACTGATCCGGTTTGACAAGAGAGGGGAGGCAGACATGGCTTCAATCATGGCACCGGGCGTCGGCTCCGGGCTCGATATCAACGGTCTGGTCGATAAACTCGTCGCCGCCGAACGCGAGCCCGCCGAGTTGCGCCTCGCCAACCGCGAGAGCCGCTACCAGGCCGAGATCTCCGCCTACGGCGGTGTCAAGAGTGCCCTCGAGCAGTTCCGCACGACCCTCAGCCCACTGAGCCGGGCGAGTACCTTCGATACCCTCACCGCCACCAGCAGCGACCCGGGCATCCTGGGAGCGCGGGCCGGCAGCACCGCCGCGGCCGGCAATTATCGGATCAGTGTCGATGCCCTGGCCCAGACGCACACCCTGGTCATGAACGGTGTAGACGACCTCAACGCCGTCATCGGCAGCGGCACCCTGACGTTCAGGTCCGGCACCACCGACTACGATACCGGGACCGACACCTACAACGGCTTCACCCTCAATCCGAATACGGCCACCCGCACGCTCACGGTGGATTCGTCCAACAACACCCTTTCCGGTCTGCGTGATGCCATCAATGCCGCTGACCTCGGCGTGCACGCGGGAATCATCTACGACGGCAGCCAGTACCGCCTGACCCTGAGCGCCGTCGATTCCGGCGCCGCCAACAGCCTGCAGATCGAGGTGAACGACGCCGATGGCGATCACACCGACCTGAACGGGCTGTCGCGGCTGGCCTTCAACGCGAGCGCGACCAACCTGGAACAGACGGTCGCGGCCCAGGATGCGCGGCTCGGCATCAACGGCCTGGCGGTGACCAGCGCCAGCAACAGCGTCAGCGGGGCCATCGGCGGCGTCACCCTCGATCTCAAGCAGCTCAGCGCCGGCCAGGTGGTGAACCTCGACATCGCCCGCGACACCGGCGCGACCCGCGACGCTGTGCAGAGTTTCGTCACCGGCTACAACGAGCTGCTGACCGCGGTGAAGGACGTCTCCAGCTACGACCCCACGACCCGTAAAGGGGGTGCGCTGACCGGCGATGCCGCACTGCGCGGGCTGGTCAATAACATTCGCGCCACCCTCAATCAGGAGATGCCGGGTCTGAACGGGCCGTTCGGTGCGCTGGCGGATATCGGCGTGACCACTGCGCGGGACGGTACGCTGACCATCGATGCAGCGCGGCTCGATGCCGCGCTGGCGCGCGACCCGGAGGCCGTCGGGCGCCTGTTCTCGGTCAGCGGCAGCAGCACCAGCACGAATCTGCGTTATGCCGGCGCGAGTGCGACGACCCAGCCGGGCGACTACGCGGTCGAGGTCACCCGCCAGGCCACCCAGGGGAGCTATACGGGCAGTGCCTTCGGTTACGGCGGCTCGATCGCGGTCGATGCGGCCAACGACAACCTCTCGCTGCGCATTGATGGTGTCAGCACCGCCCCGCTGACGCTGACGCACGGGACCTATACGGGTGCGCAGCTCGCCGCCGAACTGCAGACCCGCATCAACGGCGATGCCAATCTGCGCGCCGCCGGGGTGGCGGTGAACGTAGCGTTCGATACCGATACCAATCGCTTCGTGATCGGCTCGACCCGCTACGGCAGCGCCTCGAGCGTCGAGATCACGGGTATGGACAGCAGCAGCGCTGCCACCCTGGGATTGAACACGGGCGCGGGTGTCACGGGTGAGGATGTCGCCGGCAGCATCGGCGGTGTCCCGGCGACCGGCTCCGGCCGTACCCTGATCGGTACGGGCGCGGCGCAGGGGCTGCGTACCGAGGTATCGGGTACCGGGATCGGCATGCTGGGCAGCCTGTCCTTTTCACGTGGCGTCGGTGACCGGCTGAACAACCTCGTCATCGACATGCTGGCCGACGACAGCTCGATCAATGGCCGGATCGCCGGTATCGAGTCGCGGATCGGCGATATCGACGGGCAGCGCGAGACCCTGGCCCGTCGCATGGATGCCCTGGAGGCGCGGCTGCGGGCGGAGTTCACCGCCATGGATCTTCTGGTCGGACAGCTGAAGGCGACCGGCAGTTATCTGGAACAGCAGCTGGAGAATCTGCCGACCATCGGTGGGACGAAAAAACGCTGAAGTCGCTCCGTACCGCGCCGCTATGGATCAGAGTCGAGACCTCATGGCATGTACGTACACCCTGCTTGGCCACGGAAATACACGGAAAGAACGCAATGTATAAACCTGGGATCCATAGCCACCGTTTGGTTTCCGTGTCATTCCGTGTGTTTCCGTGGCCATTTTTCTAAAGCATCGGTGTAAGCAAGCGCCCTTCGAGTCGAGACGGGTGCGGCCGCTCGAACCCGTCGGGGTCGGCGTACCACAGATGTACCCAGTAACCAGCAGGTAGGGGAGAACGAACCATGAATTACGCCAATGCGCGCGCGGCGTTGCAGCAGTACAAGCACCTGAGTGCCAGCACCCAGATCGCCACCGCGAGTCCGCATCGGCTCATCCAGATGTTGCTCGACGGTGCGCTGGAGAAGATCCGTCTGGCGCACAGCTTCATGCAACAGGGCCGGCTGGGCGAGAAGGCGAAACACATCACTTGGGCGATCTCCATCATCGATGGCCTGCGTATCAGCCTGGACAAAGAGGCCGGCGGCCCGTTGGCGCAGAATCTCGAAGACCTCTACGACTATATGGTTCGACGCCTGATCGAGACCAATCTGCGCAATGACCCGGCGATTCTCGACGAGGTGACGAGCCTGCTCGGTCAGATCAAGGAGGCCTGGGATGCGATCGGCGAGCAGGTGAGCACGCCGCAGGCACCACGCGAGACCCATGCCAGTGTCTGAAACGACCACCACCGTGCTGGCGATACTGCCGGACGACTGCACCCGCCTGCACGGACTCACGCGGGACCTGCTGGCCCGCGCGCGGGCCGGTGACTGGGAGGCCGTAGCGGTCGTCGAGCATGAGCGCCGGCCGGTGTTACAGGCCGTGTGCACTGCACTGGCCCCGCACGGGGCGGGTACATACGAGGCCCTGCTCACCGAGATCCTGGCCGCCGACCGGGAGGTCATCCAGCTCGCGCAGCAGCACCGGGACGAACTCGGTGGCCAGCTGCGCGAGATGGGGCATGGCCGGAACGCGGTACGGGCCTACGGACAGCATCGGCGTTAAGAACTGGAAAGCGCGCTTGCCACGGAAGCACACGGAACGACACGGAAAGAAATTCAACTTGTAAACCCAGAGTCATCCTCCGCAGTTTGGTTTCCCGGCTTTATACAATGAGCCACTGCTGTCCCATACACCCAAGAACTACATTGGCCACGGAAACGCACGGAAGTACACGGAAGACATCGAAATGAAACCGCGTCATGAAGTGCTGCCGCAGTACGTGGCAGGTGCTGTGGGATGTCGAGTGTGAGGTCTATGAGCTTGTCTGTGTTTTTCCGTGGCAAATGGTTTCTCAATTTCACCCGCATACATCCCGCCCCCGCCGGTTCCCGGCCTTGCCGACACGGTCTGTTTGCCGTGATAGTTTGTAGCTGCACTGCAGCCTGACGGCGGTATGGCGCCTTCCGGACATACCCCTCCCCAGACCCTTCTATGTGGCCCCGTCCTTATCAAGCACTTGCGCTCATATATTAGAAACCGCTAAATTGACGTCGGGTTTTTGACATTTATTTTTTTCAGTGCTTTACTAGAACACGATCATGTGATCCGGGCAGTGTCCGGTGTGCCAGCAGAAGCCACCTCCTGTCCGGTATCAGGCAACAACCCTGGTTGCCTGCGACCCTGGAGGGAGAACTATGTCTTTCGACGGCAAGGTGCTGGTCATCGAGGCGGATGCCGAGCGCGGCAACGAACTCACCGCGGTACTGAACTTCATCGATTGTGGCCCGGTGCTGGTCACTGACTGCAATCGCTGGCGGGATGCGATAGAAGAGCCTGGCGAGTTCATCGCCATCATGATCGGCCAGTGCAAGTCCGACAAGGCACTGGAAAAGCTGCTCAAGGAGATACACGACCTCGACCCGCACCTGCCGGTCTTCCTGTTGGCACACAAGGGTAAGGAGCCTACGGTGCAGATCGATGCCGGTTCGTGCATCCTCGGCCGCATCGAACTGCCGCCGCGCTACAGTCAGGTCACCAATGCGCTGCACCAGGCCGAGGTCTATCGTGAGGCCCATCAGGGAGCCGGTCGCCAGCGTCCGGTCGATCTGTTCCGCAGCCTGGTCGGCAGCAGCCGCGCCATCCAGCAGGTGCGCAAACATATCCAACAGGTTGCCGACTCGGACGCGAATGTGCTGATCCTGGGCGAATCCGGCACCGGCAAAGAGGTCGTCGCCCGTAATCTGCACTACAACTCCGCGCGCCGTGATAAGGCCTTCGTGCCGATCAATTGCGGTGCGATCCCGGCTGACCTGCTCGAATCGGAACTGTTCGGCCACGAGAAGGGTGCCTTCACCGGTGCCATCAGTGCGCGCCAGGGGCGTTTCGAGATGGCCGAGGGTGGCACCTTGTTCCTGGATGAGATCGGTGACATGAGCCTGGCCATGCAGGTCAAGCTGCTGCGGGTGCTGCAGGAGCGCACCTTCGAGCGTGTCGGCAGCAACAAGAGCATTGAGGCCAACGTGCGCGTGGTCGCGGCCACCCACCGCGATCTCGAGGACGCCATCAAGGAGGGCAAGTTCCGCGAGGACCTGTTCTACCGTCTGAACGTATTCCCCATCGAGATGCCGCCGCTGCGGGAACGCGCCGAAGACATCCCCATGCTGATCAACGAACTCATCCGCCGCATCGAGCACGAAAAGCGCGGCTCGGTGCGCCTGACCTCGGCGGCCGTCATGGTCCTGTGTCATTACCCGTGGCCGGGCAATGTACGCGAGCTGGCCAACCTGATTGAACGGATGGCGATCCTGCATCCCTTCGGAGTGGTGGACATCGGCGACTTGCCGGAGAAATTTCAGCTGGAAGAGGGAGTGGTCCCCAATCCGAAACTCAGTGAGGATCTGGTGATCGATCCGCAACCACTGGATTTCGATGAGCCACGCCTGCCCCGCGGCGGGCTCGACCTGAAGGTGCACCTGAGCCACCTGGAAGTCACCTATATCAAGCAGGCCCTGGACGATGCCGGCGGTGTGGTGGCGCATGCCGCCAAGCGCCTGGGTATGCGGCGTACCACGCTGGTGGAGAAGCTGCGTAAATATGGTCTGCAGCGTGGTGAGGCGGCGGGACTTTGACGGGCCTGCAAACAGGAGTTTCAACCTACTAAAAACAAAGATGTTCTTCGAATGATCCCGGGCCCGTCCCGGGTTTTTTTTGCCCGTACGCCACGCCCGGCAGTGGCCGGGTGGGGCGGCGCGCGGTCAATCAGGGGCAGGGAGGCGTCGTCAATTTGACGACCCCAGAGATTTGGCTTTCTAAGTAACTGATAGAAAAGCATTCTGGTGTACAGGCACGCTTGTTGCTTTTGCCATCCACAGTCACAGTCGCAGTGGAGTCCCGGCAGCCCATGAATCCCTCTCCCAGCCAAGTACTGGTCGATGCATTCGACGCGTTCAACCAGCGGTCGCGACAGCTCGAGCATGCGTATCGGGCGCTTGAGGGGCGGGTCGCCGTGCTGACGACCGAGCTGGTCCGGGCACGTGCCGGGCACCCGCATCAGCCGGCCGAGACCGATGCCGTGCAGGGGGTGCTCGACCGCCAGCAGCGCCTCGGTGCATTGGGGGAGATGGCGGCAGGCCTGGCGCACCAGATCCGCACGCCACTGTCGGCGGCCATGTTGTACGCGGCGCATCTCGCCAAGGACGAATTGCCGGCCGGCGATCGTGCACGGTTTTCCGGGCGACTGCTGGAGCGGCTGCAGCACCTGGAGCGGCTGGTCAACGATATGTTGTCCTTCGCGCGCGGTGGGCAGGTCGACGACGAGCACTTCACCGTGGGCGAATTGTGCGATGCCTTGCAGCGTAGTGTCGAAGAGCAACTGCAGCAGGCCGGTGCCCACTGGCAGGTATGCAACCAGGCGGCCGATGCCAGCCTCTGCGGAAACCGCGATGCCGTGCTCGGTGCACTCGGCAATCTGGTGGTCAATGCCCTGCAGGCCAGCACTACCACGCCGGTACTGGAGCTGCAGGCACGACTCACCGGCACCGGACTGGTGGAGATCCGGCTGCGCGACCATGGGCCTGGTATCCCCGCAGGCTTGCGGGAGCGCATCTTCGAGC
This sequence is a window from Gammaproteobacteria bacterium. Protein-coding genes within it:
- a CDS encoding flagellin codes for the protein MALVINSNIASLNSQRHLGSSQSSLNTSLERLSSGLRINSAKDDAAGLAISERFTTQIRGLNQAARNANDGVSLAQTAEGALGGVTDMLQRMRELSVQSANATNSASDRAALQTEVDQLKQEINRVAQTTSFNGVTLLDGSFTNQDFQVGANANQTVSIASIANATTSVLGATDISSYAQVTTGGGTTGVAGGLSGMSINGVAVADTSRDASAIAGSINAANIEGVSATAAATATGSLGAFTTTAGGVYSLSVGGVDVMSGVAAGVTAANVDTAIGTASAALTAAGITVSGTAAGGDLAFTNSTGANIEVIETLGTGASAGGFTTTVNGMGSVGNAVSQTSYGAVTINSTSSQGITFSGQAATAVQANFAPTAAGSATTNSYVVSQIDISTADGAQIAMQVVDSALTEINGSRADLGALQNRFDAVVSNIGITSENLSAARSRIMDADFAAETAAMTRAQILQQAGVAMVSQANSLPQLALSLLQ
- a CDS encoding flagellar protein FlaG, which gives rise to MSSLPTSPLTPPTIGLLPVPPRVAIERGTLAADRQTPAMGGTPPPSVGTSAADPSDHSEELAQAVKDIDSYVQTVRRELQFNVDEALGRTVITVVDGDTQEVVRQIPAEEVLALARHLRQLDDKQVDGLLLEARV
- the fliD gene encoding flagellar filament capping protein FliD, producing the protein MASIMAPGVGSGLDINGLVDKLVAAEREPAELRLANRESRYQAEISAYGGVKSALEQFRTTLSPLSRASTFDTLTATSSDPGILGARAGSTAAAGNYRISVDALAQTHTLVMNGVDDLNAVIGSGTLTFRSGTTDYDTGTDTYNGFTLNPNTATRTLTVDSSNNTLSGLRDAINAADLGVHAGIIYDGSQYRLTLSAVDSGAANSLQIEVNDADGDHTDLNGLSRLAFNASATNLEQTVAAQDARLGINGLAVTSASNSVSGAIGGVTLDLKQLSAGQVVNLDIARDTGATRDAVQSFVTGYNELLTAVKDVSSYDPTTRKGGALTGDAALRGLVNNIRATLNQEMPGLNGPFGALADIGVTTARDGTLTIDAARLDAALARDPEAVGRLFSVSGSSTSTNLRYAGASATTQPGDYAVEVTRQATQGSYTGSAFGYGGSIAVDAANDNLSLRIDGVSTAPLTLTHGTYTGAQLAAELQTRINGDANLRAAGVAVNVAFDTDTNRFVIGSTRYGSASSVEITGMDSSSAATLGLNTGAGVTGEDVAGSIGGVPATGSGRTLIGTGAAQGLRTEVSGTGIGMLGSLSFSRGVGDRLNNLVIDMLADDSSINGRIAGIESRIGDIDGQRETLARRMDALEARLRAEFTAMDLLVGQLKATGSYLEQQLENLPTIGGTKKR
- the fliS gene encoding flagellar export chaperone FliS, whose protein sequence is MNYANARAALQQYKHLSASTQIATASPHRLIQMLLDGALEKIRLAHSFMQQGRLGEKAKHITWAISIIDGLRISLDKEAGGPLAQNLEDLYDYMVRRLIETNLRNDPAILDEVTSLLGQIKEAWDAIGEQVSTPQAPRETHASV
- a CDS encoding flagellar protein FliT, with protein sequence MPVSETTTTVLAILPDDCTRLHGLTRDLLARARAGDWEAVAVVEHERRPVLQAVCTALAPHGAGTYEALLTEILAADREVIQLAQQHRDELGGQLREMGHGRNAVRAYGQHRR
- a CDS encoding sigma-54 dependent transcriptional regulator yields the protein MSFDGKVLVIEADAERGNELTAVLNFIDCGPVLVTDCNRWRDAIEEPGEFIAIMIGQCKSDKALEKLLKEIHDLDPHLPVFLLAHKGKEPTVQIDAGSCILGRIELPPRYSQVTNALHQAEVYREAHQGAGRQRPVDLFRSLVGSSRAIQQVRKHIQQVADSDANVLILGESGTGKEVVARNLHYNSARRDKAFVPINCGAIPADLLESELFGHEKGAFTGAISARQGRFEMAEGGTLFLDEIGDMSLAMQVKLLRVLQERTFERVGSNKSIEANVRVVAATHRDLEDAIKEGKFREDLFYRLNVFPIEMPPLRERAEDIPMLINELIRRIEHEKRGSVRLTSAAVMVLCHYPWPGNVRELANLIERMAILHPFGVVDIGDLPEKFQLEEGVVPNPKLSEDLVIDPQPLDFDEPRLPRGGLDLKVHLSHLEVTYIKQALDDAGGVVAHAAKRLGMRRTTLVEKLRKYGLQRGEAAGL
- a CDS encoding HAMP domain-containing histidine kinase → MNPSPSQVLVDAFDAFNQRSRQLEHAYRALEGRVAVLTTELVRARAGHPHQPAETDAVQGVLDRQQRLGALGEMAAGLAHQIRTPLSAAMLYAAHLAKDELPAGDRARFSGRLLERLQHLERLVNDMLSFARGGQVDDEHFTVGELCDALQRSVEEQLQQAGAHWQVCNQAADASLCGNRDAVLGALGNLVVNALQASTTTPVLELQARLTGTGLVEIRLRDHGPGIPAGLRERIFEPFFTTRSGGTGLGLAVVKETVRAHQGRIAVQTPAGGGTEFIIQFPNAAATALPSGGRSRYLNAAAPGSAVCGVN